From the genome of Vitis riparia cultivar Riparia Gloire de Montpellier isolate 1030 chromosome 2, EGFV_Vit.rip_1.0, whole genome shotgun sequence, one region includes:
- the LOC117907029 gene encoding uncharacterized membrane protein At4g09580, which produces MERRGERDCKENVEGRFPLTFWEVAGASAVVGAFVLGLACVYLTMPASDYSFLKLPRSLEDIQILRDHLEDYTSDYTVQVLVGYCMVYIFMQTFMIPGTVFMSLLAGSLFGVLKGVALVVFTATAGASSCYFLSKLIGRPLVSFLWPDKLSFFQAQVAKRRERLLNYMLFLRVTPTLPNTFINVASPMVDVPYHIFFLATFIGLIPAAYVTVRAGIALGELRSVGDLYDFQSIATLFLIGVVSVTPTLMSKNKS; this is translated from the exons AtggagaggagaggagagagggATTGCAAAGAGAATGTTGAAGGGAGGTTTCCTTTAACCTTTTGGGAGGTGGCAGGGGCATCTGCGGTGGTTGGGGCCTTCGTGTTGGGTCTTGCTTGTGTGTATTTGACCATGCCCGCCTCTGATTACAGCTTCCTCAAGTTGCCTCGCAGCCTTGAAGATATCCAGATTCTCag GGATCACCTTGAGGACTACACAAGCGACTACACCGTACAGGTTCTGGTGGGATATTGCATGGTCTACATTTTCATGCAGACCTTCATGATCCCAGGTACTGTTTTCATGTCGCTGCTTGCTGGGTCTctttttggagttttaaaaGGTGTGGCTCTCGTCGTGTTCACTGCAACTGCTGGTGCTTCATCTTGCTATTTCCTCTCAAAACTGATTGGACGGCCCCTAGTTTCATTTCTTTGGCCTGACAAACTAAGTTTCTTCCAAGCGCAG GTGGCTAAAAGAAGAGAGCGGCTGCTGAACTACATGCTTTTCTTAAGAGTGACCCCAACATTGCCAAACACATTTATTAACGTTGCTTCACCGATGGTAGATGTGCCATACCACATTTTCTTCCTGGCAACCTTCATTGGACTGATTCCTGCTGCATACGTCACGGTCAGG GCTGGAATAGCACTTGGAGAGTTGAGGTCAGTGGGGGACCTTTATGACTTCCAGTCAATTGCGACTCTGTTCCTTATTGGAGTTGTTTCTGTCACCCCCACATTGATGAGCAAGAACAAATCATAG
- the LOC117933355 gene encoding RNA-binding protein 34, with the protein MGKKKPKDPESGDVFKTLFGYLPKDDASSRSLFSDSNPFRRKPSLSSQTLPFENPSIPDSEVKKRKRTEETDETSQTLEDAPKAQHVVEPKKSKNDKLRNPNLGSESNEELLNSVSESNKTLKKHKGKDIILGSEGNPNSGSEVKEMVDSEKGKEKKKKKKKRKRDEIEEEYEAQHYGTVAKVEGVGEKRKSVVNPAEMLVSKEGFDDESKLLRTVFVGNLPLKIKKKALLKEFSVFGEVESVRIRSVPILDSKKPRKGAIISKKINDSIDSVHAYIVFKTEESAQTSLSHNMSVIGGNHIRVDRACPPRKKLKGENDASLYDNKRTVFVGNLPFDVKAEEIYQLFCGIDSLESSIEAVRVVRNPHTSVGKGIAYILFKTKDAANLVVKKRNLKLRDRDLRLYHAKPSSTTPSKKRNPIPAEADISPAKKLATGSRISLESSNRLKTKSVISYQGLQASKSGVPKKGRLQTREAVKFKSKTQKENTLKEQQKKRPAVAARKAKINAVQAAGGGGSKQTGKKRKLESQTPEGGRRSKKAKKFR; encoded by the exons ATGGGGAAGAAGAAGCCCAAAGATCCCGAAAGCGGCGACGTTTTCAAAACCCTTTTCGGATATCTTCCCAAAGATGATGCTTCCTCACGTTCTCTCTTTTCCGACAGCAATCCCTTCCGAAGAAAGCCCAGTCTTTCTTCCCAAACACTTCCTTTTGAAAACCCTAGCATTCCCGATTCTGAGGTCAAGAAGCGGAAGAGGACCGAAGAAACTGACGAAACTTCTCAAACTCTTGAAGATGCTCCAAAAGCTCAGCATGTGGTCGAGCCCAAGAAATCTAAGAACGACAAACTACGAAACCCTAATTTGGGTTCTGAATCGAATGAAGAACTTCTTAATTCGGTTTCTGAGTCGAACAAAACGTTGAAGAAACACAAGGGAAAAGATATCATTTTGGGTTCTGAGGGAAACCCTAATTCGGGATCTGAAGTGAAGGAAATGGTGGATTCAGAAAAggggaaggagaagaagaagaagaagaagaagaggaagagggATGAGATTGAGGAGGAGTATGAGGCACAACACTATGGGACGGTAGCCAAAGTGGAGGGTGTTGGGGAGAAGAGGAAGAGCGTGGTTAATCCTGCTGAAATGTTGGTCTCGAAGGAGGGGTTTGATGATGAAAGCAAGCTTTTGAGGACTGTCTTTGTGGGGAATTTgccattgaagatcaagaagaagGCTTTGTTGAAGGAATTTAGCGTGTTCGGGGAGGTTGAGTCTGTGAGGATTCGCTCTGTTCCCATCTTGGAT AGCAAAAAACCAAGAAAGGGTGCGATAATCTCGAAAAAAATCAATGATTCTATTGACAG TGTCCATGCTTATATTGTTTTCAAGACCGAGGAATCAGCACAGACTTCTTTGTCTCATAATATGTCTGTG attggaggaAATCACATCCGTGTTGATAGGGCATGTCCACCTCGCAAAAAATTGAAAGGAGAGAATGATGCTTCACTTTATGATAATAAGAGGACTGTTTTTGTGGGAAACCTCCCTTTTGATGTGAAG GCTGAAGAAATTTATCAGTTGTTTTGCGGTATAGATAGCCTGGAGTCCAGTATTGAAGCTGTTCGGGTTGTTAGAAATCCTCATACAAGTGTAGGAAAGGGTATTGCCTATATTCTGTTTAAAACAAAG GATGCTGCAAACTTGGTTGTTAAGAAGCGAAACTTGAAGCTGCGGGACCGGGATCTGAGGCTCTATCATGCCAAGCCTAGTTCCACCACACCATCTAAGAAAAGAAATCCAATACCTGCGGAGGCAGATATTTCCCCAGCCAAGAAGTTGGCGACGGGTTCAAGGATTTCCTTGGAAAGCAGCAATAGATTGAAGACAAAGTCTGTCATCTCCTACCAGGGCTTGCAAGCAAGCAAATCTGGTGTCCCAAAGAAAGGCCGTCTGCAAACCAGGGAAGCAGTGAAGTTCAAATCCAAAACCCAGAAGGAGAATACACTGAaagaacaacaaaagaaaagaccAGCAGTTGCTGCCAGGAAGGCAAAGATCAATGCAGTACAGGctgctggtggtggtggttCAAAACAAACAGGGAAAAAACGGAAGCTGGAAAGCCAGACCCCAGAGGGTGGGCGGCGGAGCAAGAAAGCCAAGAAATTTCGGTAG
- the LOC117905089 gene encoding putative glucan endo-1,3-beta-glucosidase GVI: protein MAQLYYFITVVSLLLFLQSDSYAEAGTIGVNYGRLGDNLPPSTQVVALLKSRNINRLRLFEPNLDALDALQGSGIEVVLGTLNQDLPQLAADLSFARSWVSTNVIPYSQNVRFRYISAGNEVIPGNLAAYVFPAMQNLDQALRDAQLPYSIPVSTSVSTAVLGTSYPPSQGEFSMDIDPIMRSITGFLAANGSPFLVNVYPYFSYINDPVNVPLDYALFNSSRVVVRDGELEYKNLFDAIADATYTALERAGGDSVKVVVTESGWPSNENGQIATIENARMYNNNLVAHLSGAKGTPKKPGESIEAYVFAIFNENLKPRGTEQNFGLYYPNMTEVYHVEFIN, encoded by the exons ATGGCTCAGCTATACTATTTCATAACTGTTGTGTCTCTTCTGCTCTTTCTTCAATCTGATTCCTATGCAG AAGCTGGAACCATTGGAGTCAACTATGGAAGGCTAGGGGACAACCTCCCACCTTCAACCCAGGTTGTGGCGCTGTTGAAATCCAGAAACATAAACCGACTTCGTCTTTTTGAACCGAACCTAGATGCCCTTGATGCTCTACAAGGCTCTGGGATTGAAGTTGTCCTTGGAACACTAAACCAGGACCTCCCACAACTCGCCGCCGACCTCTCCTTTGCCAGAAGCTGGGTCAGTACCAATGTGATTCCATACTCTCAAAATGTCCGGTTCAGGTACATATCAGCAGGAAACGAAGTCATCCCTGGGAACTTAGCAGCTTATGTGTTTCCAGCCATGCAGAATCTCGATCAGGCCTTGAGAGATGCCCAACTCCCATACAGTATTCCCGTAAGTACCAGCGTTTCCACTGCAGTTCTTGGAACTTCATACCCTCCTTCTCAAGGGGAATTCTCCATGGACATAGACCCAATAATGAGATCCATAACAGGATTCTTAGCAGCAAATGGAAGCCCTTTTCTCGTCAATGTGTACCCCTACTTTTCATACATAAATGACCCGGTAAACGTCCCATTGGACTACGCCCTATTCAATAGTAGCCGGGTGGTTGTGAGGGATGGGGAGCTTGAATACAAGAACCTGTTTGACGCTATCGCTGATGCCACCTACACAGCCCTGGAGAGGGCCGGAGGGGACTCTGTGAAGGTGGTGGTGACGGAGAGTGGGTGGCCTTCCAATGAAAATGGTCAGATTGCAACCATTGAAAACGCAAGGATGTATAACAACAACCTGGTAGCACACTTATCAGGAGCAAAAGGGACACCGAAGAAGCCAGGGGAGAGCATAGAGGCTTATGTGTTTgccattttcaatgaaaatctCAAACCCAGGGGCACAGAGCAGAACTTTGGCTTGTACTACCCTAATATGACAGAGGTCTATCATGTTGAGTTCATTAATTAG